DNA from Prevotella sp. oral taxon 299 str. F0039:
GTTATTGAAGAGGTTAACTCTGAAAAACACAAACTGAAAGTTATGGTTAAGATATTTGGCCGTAAAACACCATTAGAACTAAGTTTTATGCAAGTCGAGAAAGAGGGGTAACACATTGTTACGGATGTAATATCTCTTGAATAAATTAAATTTTAATATTAACAAAAAAGAAATGGCTAAAGAAGTTGCTGGATTAATCAAATTACAGATTAAAGGTGGCGCAGCGAATCCTTCACCTCCAGTAGGACCTGCTCTAGGTTCTAAGGGTATCAATATTATGGGATTCTGCAAAGAGTTCAATGCCCGCACCCAGGATAAAGCAGGTAAAGTAATTCCTGTTGTTATCACTTACTATACTGATAAGTCATTCAGTTTTGAGCTTAAAACTCCTCCTGCTGCAGTTCAATTGAAAGAACTTGCTAAGGTAAAGAGTGGCTCTGCACAGCCTAATCGCCAAAAAGTTGCTTCGGTAACATGGGAGCAGGTGAAAGTAATTGCTGAAGATAAAATGAAAGACTTAAACTGTTTTACAGTAGAGTCTGCAATGAAACTTATAGCAGGTACAGCAAGAAGTATGGGTATCACTGTAAACGGGGACTTCCCTGGTAAATAATTTATAACTTCAATTTAAGAAAATGAGTAAACTGACAAAAAATCAAAAATCAGTAGCTGATAAAGTTGAAGCAGGGAAAGTATACACTCTAAAAGAAGCATCAGAGTTAGTAAAGGAAATTACAACCACTAAGTTTGAAGCATCTTTGGATATCGATGTACGTTTAGGAGTAGATCCACGTAAGGCGAATCAAATGGTTCGTGGCGTTGTTACTCTTCCTAATGGTACAGGTAAAACAACACGTGTATTGGTTCTCTGTACTCCAGATCAAGAATCTGCAGCTAAAGAAGCTGGAGCTGATTATGTTGGTCTTGATGAATATATCACAAAGATCAATGGAGGCTGGACAGATGTTGATGTAATTATTACAATGCCATCATGTATGGGTAAGGTTGGTCCTTTAGGTCGTGTTTTAGGTCCTCGTGGATTGATGCCAAACCCAAAGAGTGGTACTGTTACAATGGATGTAGCTAAGGCTGTTAAAGATGTAAAGTCTGGTAAGATTGATTTTAAAGTTGATAAGGCTGGAATTATCCATACTTCAATTGGTAAGGTTACTTTCACACCTGATCAAATTTATCAGAATGCAAAAGAATTTATTGCTACTGTTATCAAACTTAAGCCTGCTGCTGCTAAAGGTACATATATCAAGAGTATCTTTATTTCAAGCACAATGAGTAAGGGTATCAAGATTGATCCTAAATCAGTTGAATAACTCTAAAAGTTTTGTACAATGAAGAAAGAAGTAAAAGATACTATAATCGTTGAGTTAGGCGAGAAGCTTAAGTCTTATCCACATTTCTACCTTGTAGATGTTACAGGGTTGAATGCTGAGACAACAAGTGAATTGCGTCGTAAGTGCTTCAAGAATGAAATTAAGATGCTTGTTATAAAGAACACTCTTTTGCACAAGGCATTTGAAGCATCTGAGATTGATTTTGAACCTTTGTATGATTGTTTAACAGGTAATACTGCTGTGTTGTTCACAAATACAGCGAACAGTCCTGCAAAATTATTGAAAGAGTATACAAAGCAAGGTGTTCCTTCTCTTAAAGCTGCATACGCAGAAGAGAGCTTATACGTAGGAGCAGACAAGCTTGAAGAACTTGTTTCAATTAAGAGCAAGAATGAAGTTATTGCTGAGATCGTTGCTTTGTTGCAATCTCCTGCAAAGAACGTCATTTCAGCTTTACAATCAGGTGGCAACACAATCCATGGAGTTTTAAAAACTTTAGGAGAGCGTCCTGAATAAGATAATAAATTAATACAATAACGAAATAATTAAAAAAATAAAATAAGATGGCAGATATTAAAGCTATTGCTGAAGAATTAGTAAATTTGACAGTTAAAGAAGTAAATGAGTTAGCAACTGTTCTTAAAGAAGAATATGGTATCGAACCTGCTGCAGCTGCTGTAGCTGTAGCTGCTGGTCCTGCTGCTGCTGGTGCAGCTGGTGGTGAAGAAAAGACATCTTTCGATGTAGTTCTTACTGACGCTGGTGCTGCAAAACTACAAGTTGTTAAAGCAGTTAAGGAAGCTTGTGGCTTAGGTTTGAAAGAAGCTAAAGATCTAGTTGATGGTGCTCCTGCAACAATCAAAGAAGGTCTTTCTAAAGACGAAGCTGAAAACTTGAAGAAAGCAATCGAAGAAGCTGGTGCTAAAGTAGAATTAAAGTAATTTAATTCCCATCTAATTTGCAAAGACTTTGATGTCTTTTGCTAGATAAAACAATTATGGTTAGAATTTACTAAGTAGGTGAATTCTAACCATTTTGTGTCTTTAATGAAATTATTTTGTAGATAAATACATACAAATATTGATGGCTTCAAAAATTGTTGATAATAGAATAAACTTTGCAAGTGTGCATAATCCGATGCCATATCCGGATTTTCTCGACGTGCAATTAAAGTCCTTTAGAGACTTCCTACAGTTAGATACTCCACCAGAGGAGCGTAAGAACGATGGTTTATACAAGGTGTTTGCAGAAAACTTCCCTATAACCGACACACGTAACAATTTCGTTCTTGAGTTTTTAGATTATTATATCGATCCTCCTCGTTATTCAATTGACGAGTGTCTAGAGCGTGGACTAACATATAGTGTTCCCTTAAAGGCAAAGATGAAATTATATTGTACCGACCCAGATCATGAAGATTTCGGTACATTTATCCAAGATGTTTTCTTGGGTACTATCCCTTATATGACTCATAATGGAACTTTTGTTATTAATGGAGCTGAGCGTGTAGTAGTTGCCCAGTTGCATCGTTCTCCTGGTGTCTTCTTCGGACAAGGCGTTCATGCAAATGGTACAATGCTTTATTCTGCTCGTATCATTCCATTCAAGGGTTCTTGGATTGAGTTTGCGACCGATATAAACAACGTAATGTATGCTTACATCGATCGTAAAAAGAAATTACCTGTTACAACTCTTTTGAGAGCTATCGGTTATGAAACAGATAATGACATTCTTCAAATTTTTGATTTAGCCGAAGAAGTTAAGGTTAATAAGAAAGTTTTGAAGGCATCTATTGGTAGAAAGTTGGCAGCTCGTGTCTTAAAGACTTGGAATGAAGACTTTGTTGATGAAGATACAGGTGAAGTAGTTTCTATCGAACGTAATGAGATGATCATGGATCGTGAGACTGAGATTACAGAAGAGAATATGGAAGACATCTTAGATAGTGGCTGTTCTACCATATTGTTACACAAAGACTCAGAAATGGCCAACAAGTATTCTTTGATTTTTAACACACTTGCTAAAGATCCAAGTAATACTGAGAAAGAAGCCGTTAACTATATCTATCGTCAATTGCGTAATGCAGATCCTGCAGACGATGCAAGTGCACGTGAAGTGTTCCAAAACCTATTCTTCTCTGACAAGCGTTACGACTTAGGAGAAGTAGGACGTTATCGTATCAATCGTAAGTTAGGACTTGAAATTGATATGGATACTCGTGTTCTTACCAAAGATGACATTATTGCAATTATACGTTACTTGATTCAGCTAATCAATTCGAATGCAACAGTTGATGATATCGACCACCTTTCAAACCGAAGAGTGCGCAATGTAGGCGAACAATTAGCTAATCAATTCTCTATAGGATTGGCTCGTATGAGCAGAACAATCCGTGAACGTATGAACGTACGTGACAATGAAGTGTTTACACCAACAGATCTTATCAATGCTAAGACCATTTCTAGTGTAATCAACTCATTCTTCGGAACCAACCCATTGTCTCAGTTCATGGACCAAACCAACCCACTTGCTGAAGTAACTCACAAACGTCGTTTGTCAGCTTTAGGTCCTGGTGGTTTGTCTCGTGAGCGTGCAGGCTTCGAGGTTCGTGACGTTCACTACACACACTATGGTCGTTTGTGTCCAATTGAGAGCCCTGAAGGTCCAAACATTGGTCTTATCTCATCTCTTTGTGTATATGCAAACATCAACGATCTAGGATTTATTGTAACTCCTTATCGTACAGTTAAGGATTCAAAAGTTGAGATGGACAACAAAAACGTTGTTTATCTTACAGCTGAAGAAGAAAACAAGATTATTGGTCAGGGAAATGCTCCACTAACAGTAGATGGTTCATTTATCCGCACAACCGTAAAATGTCGTCAAGATGCCGACTATCCAGTTGTAGCACCAGAGCATGTTGATCTTGTAGACGTATCACCTCAACAGATTGCTTCTGTTTCTGCCAGCTTGATTCCATTCTTAGAACATGATGACGGTCACCGTGCTTTGATGGGATGTAACATGATGCGCCAGGCAGTTCCACTCCTTCATAACGATGCTCCAATTGTAGGAACAGGTTTAGAAAAGAAAGTTTGTGAAGATTCACGAACCATGATTACTGCTGAAGGAGATGGCGTTATTGACTATGTAGATGCAACAACTATCCGTATTCTTTACGATCGTACAGAAGAGGAAGATTTCGTAAGCTTCGAACCAGCGTTAAAAGAATATAGAATTCCTAAGTTCCGTCGTACCAACCAGAATATGACCATCGACTTACGTCCTATCTGTACAAAGGGACAAAGAGTAAAACAAGGTGATATTCTAACAGAAGGATATGCTACAGAAAATGGCGAATTAGCTCTAGGACGTAACCTTCTCGTTGCATATATGCCTTGGAAGGGTTATAACTATGAGGACGCTATTGTACTAAGTGAGCGTATTGTTCGTGACGATATTCTTACATCTGTTCACGTAGATGAGTATTCATTAGACGTGAGAGAAACAAAACGTGGTGTTGAAGAATTCACAAGCGATATTCCAAACGTGAGTGAAGAAGCAACAAAAGATCTCGACGATAATGGTATTGTTCGTGTAGGTGCTCGCATCGAACCAGGCGATATCCTTATTGGAAAGATCTCTCCAAAGGGAGAAAGCGATCCTTCACCAGAAGAAAAGCTTCTTCGCGCTATCTTCGGAGATAAAGCAGGTGATGTTAAAGACTCTTCTTTGAAAGCTAACCCATCACTAAGTGGTGTTGTTATCGATAAGAAACTCTTCTCAAGAGCTATTAAGACTCGTGAGACCAAGAAACAAGATAAAGTTCTTCTAGCTAGTCTTGAAGAAGAATACGAAGCAAAGAATAACGACTTAAAAGATATTCTTGTAGATAAACTTCTTGTTCTTACAGAAGATAAAGTATCTGAAGGAGTAAAAGATTACACAGGAGCTGAAATCGTAACTAAGGGTAGCAAGTTCACAACAACAATCCTTAAGAACCTTGAATATGATGGTATTCAAGCAGGAGGTTGGACAAGTGACGAGCACACAAATGGTCTTATCAAGCAATTGATAATGAACTATATCCACAAATACAAACTCTTAGACGCAGAATTAAAACGTCGCAAGTTCGCTATTTCTATTGGAGATGAACTTCCATCAGGAATCCTTCAAATGGCAAAAGTTTATATTGCTAAGAAGCGTAAGATTGGTGTAGGTGATAAACTTGCAGGTCGTCATGGTAACAAGGGTATCGTATCTAAGGTTGTTAGAATGGAAGATATGCCATTCCTAGAGGACGGTCGTCCTGTAGACTTGGTACTTAACCCACTTGGTGTGCCTTCTCGTATGAACCTTGGACAGATCTTCGAAGCGATTTTAGGTGCAGCAGGTAAAAAGCTAGGTGTTAAGTTTGCAACTCCAATCTTCGATGGTGCTAAGCTTGATGACCTTTCAGAATGGACCGAAAAGGCAGGATTGCCTCACCTATGTTCAACACATCTTTACGATGGAGAAACAGGAGAACAATTCGACCAGCCTGCAACAGTAGGTGTAACATACTTCTTGAAACTCGGACACATGGTGGAAGACAAGATGCATGCACGTAGCATTGGTCCATACTCTCTCATCACACAACAGCCACTTGGTGGTAAAGCACAATTTGGTGGACAACGTTTTGGAGAGATGGAAGTTTGGGCTCTTGAAGCATTTGGTGCAAGTCACGTGTTACAAGAGATTCTAACTGTTAAGTCAGACGACACCGTTGGACGTAGTAAAGCTTATGAAGCAATTGTTAAAGGTGATCCAATGCCAACACCAGGTATCCCAGAATCACTCAATGTGTTATTGCACGAGCTTCGAGGCTTAGGCTTAAGTATCAAGTTGGATTAATTCTTATTCATTATAAGAACCCTAATTATAAGTAAACATGGCTTTTAAGAAAGATACAAAAATAAAAAATAATTTCACGAAGATTACCATTAGT
Protein-coding regions in this window:
- the rpoB gene encoding DNA-directed RNA polymerase subunit beta, whose product is MASKIVDNRINFASVHNPMPYPDFLDVQLKSFRDFLQLDTPPEERKNDGLYKVFAENFPITDTRNNFVLEFLDYYIDPPRYSIDECLERGLTYSVPLKAKMKLYCTDPDHEDFGTFIQDVFLGTIPYMTHNGTFVINGAERVVVAQLHRSPGVFFGQGVHANGTMLYSARIIPFKGSWIEFATDINNVMYAYIDRKKKLPVTTLLRAIGYETDNDILQIFDLAEEVKVNKKVLKASIGRKLAARVLKTWNEDFVDEDTGEVVSIERNEMIMDRETEITEENMEDILDSGCSTILLHKDSEMANKYSLIFNTLAKDPSNTEKEAVNYIYRQLRNADPADDASAREVFQNLFFSDKRYDLGEVGRYRINRKLGLEIDMDTRVLTKDDIIAIIRYLIQLINSNATVDDIDHLSNRRVRNVGEQLANQFSIGLARMSRTIRERMNVRDNEVFTPTDLINAKTISSVINSFFGTNPLSQFMDQTNPLAEVTHKRRLSALGPGGLSRERAGFEVRDVHYTHYGRLCPIESPEGPNIGLISSLCVYANINDLGFIVTPYRTVKDSKVEMDNKNVVYLTAEEENKIIGQGNAPLTVDGSFIRTTVKCRQDADYPVVAPEHVDLVDVSPQQIASVSASLIPFLEHDDGHRALMGCNMMRQAVPLLHNDAPIVGTGLEKKVCEDSRTMITAEGDGVIDYVDATTIRILYDRTEEEDFVSFEPALKEYRIPKFRRTNQNMTIDLRPICTKGQRVKQGDILTEGYATENGELALGRNLLVAYMPWKGYNYEDAIVLSERIVRDDILTSVHVDEYSLDVRETKRGVEEFTSDIPNVSEEATKDLDDNGIVRVGARIEPGDILIGKISPKGESDPSPEEKLLRAIFGDKAGDVKDSSLKANPSLSGVVIDKKLFSRAIKTRETKKQDKVLLASLEEEYEAKNNDLKDILVDKLLVLTEDKVSEGVKDYTGAEIVTKGSKFTTTILKNLEYDGIQAGGWTSDEHTNGLIKQLIMNYIHKYKLLDAELKRRKFAISIGDELPSGILQMAKVYIAKKRKIGVGDKLAGRHGNKGIVSKVVRMEDMPFLEDGRPVDLVLNPLGVPSRMNLGQIFEAILGAAGKKLGVKFATPIFDGAKLDDLSEWTEKAGLPHLCSTHLYDGETGEQFDQPATVGVTYFLKLGHMVEDKMHARSIGPYSLITQQPLGGKAQFGGQRFGEMEVWALEAFGASHVLQEILTVKSDDTVGRSKAYEAIVKGDPMPTPGIPESLNVLLHELRGLGLSIKLD
- the rplK gene encoding 50S ribosomal protein L11; translated protein: MAKEVAGLIKLQIKGGAANPSPPVGPALGSKGINIMGFCKEFNARTQDKAGKVIPVVITYYTDKSFSFELKTPPAAVQLKELAKVKSGSAQPNRQKVASVTWEQVKVIAEDKMKDLNCFTVESAMKLIAGTARSMGITVNGDFPGK
- the rplL gene encoding 50S ribosomal protein L7/L12 is translated as MADIKAIAEELVNLTVKEVNELATVLKEEYGIEPAAAAVAVAAGPAAAGAAGGEEKTSFDVVLTDAGAAKLQVVKAVKEACGLGLKEAKDLVDGAPATIKEGLSKDEAENLKKAIEEAGAKVELK
- the rplA gene encoding 50S ribosomal protein L1, translating into MSKLTKNQKSVADKVEAGKVYTLKEASELVKEITTTKFEASLDIDVRLGVDPRKANQMVRGVVTLPNGTGKTTRVLVLCTPDQESAAKEAGADYVGLDEYITKINGGWTDVDVIITMPSCMGKVGPLGRVLGPRGLMPNPKSGTVTMDVAKAVKDVKSGKIDFKVDKAGIIHTSIGKVTFTPDQIYQNAKEFIATVIKLKPAAAKGTYIKSIFISSTMSKGIKIDPKSVE
- the rplJ gene encoding 50S ribosomal protein L10 — its product is MKKEVKDTIIVELGEKLKSYPHFYLVDVTGLNAETTSELRRKCFKNEIKMLVIKNTLLHKAFEASEIDFEPLYDCLTGNTAVLFTNTANSPAKLLKEYTKQGVPSLKAAYAEESLYVGADKLEELVSIKSKNEVIAEIVALLQSPAKNVISALQSGGNTIHGVLKTLGERPE